ACCAGAAAGCAGTTACCGAAAACCCTATCAGCATACTGGAAATCGCTCCTGCCTTCGTCATTCCCTTCCAGAAAAGCGCTCCAAAATAGGCAGGTAAGAAAGTGCTTGCACAGAGACCAAAAAATATCGCGGTGGCAATAGCAATGATACTCCCTGGCAAGCGATAACCCAAAGCTACAGTCGCCACCACTCCTATTAATATCCCGATACGGGTTGCTAAAACCGTATATTTAAATTTCTTTTTGTGGAAAAGAACCCGTTCAAAAACATCTCTTCCGAAGGCTGTGCCCAAAGCATGAAACTGAGAACTGGTCGTAGACATCGCCGCCGATAAAAGCGTAAGCATAAACAGATATACAAACCAGACAGGCATAGCTGCATTAATATAGGTAGGAATGATTTTATCAATATTACCCTCTGCTACCGCAAGCGATATTTTACCAAACTGTGGATTATTTACAAAATAGACATTGGAGAGTGCTCCCACTACAAAGGCTACCCCGGTCATGGCAAGAATAAACAATCCTCCTACACCTACCGCACGATTAAGTTCTTTATTACTTTTGACGGTCATAAACCGCACTGCCAACTGTGGCTGAGTCAATACCCCAATTCCCACTCCCATAACAATGGTAGAAACCAGTGACCACCACAAAGCCGAGCCAAACTTTGGCATGTGTGTCCATCCCAAATGCCCACTGGCTACCAGTTTCTCAGGCACCTTTGTTGCTAAATTACTCAATGCCTGATGAGCATTAACCACTCCCCCCAAGTGAGTGTAGGTAAATATTAGAAGTGTAACCATCCCCAAAAACATAATTGCCCCTTGAAGGGCATCGGTATACATCACTCCCTTAAGCCCACCAGCCATAACATAGGCGCAAATAATCAGCGTATAAATCAAGACGGCGGTATGATAGTTTATCTGGGGAAAAGTCGATTCGATGAAACGCGCTGCTCCGATTAAAACCGCCGCAGAGTAGATAGGCATAAACAAAAAAATGATTAATCCGCTAAAACCCTGGATAAAAGTTGATTGATATCTTTTGCCTAAAAGTTCGGGGAAGGTATGGGCATCCAAATTGTGCCCCATTCTTCTGGTGCGTTTTCCAAAAATTATAAAAGCGATAACTATTCCCACGAAAATATTTAAGAAGGTTAACCAGAGAAGTCCCATACCAAACATTGCTGCTGCCCCTCCAAATCCTACAATTGCGGAAGTACTGATAAAGGTAGCACCATAAGAAAGTGCCATGACAAAGGGATGAATACTTCTTCCTGCCACCAGATAATCCAAGGCATTTTTTGTCCGACGATAACCGTGGTAACCCAAATAACCAATCATAAAAAGATAAACCACAACGATAATGGTAAGGACAAGTAGATTATTCATCTTACCTCCTTAATGGACATTACAATTCTTCTTCAATTTTATACTCATCATCTACCCATTGCTTATCTTCGGGATATATTGCCTCGTCTCCTTTATTCCAGTTACACAAACCATAAATCACTGCAAACAAAGAACTCGCAATACACAGTAAGTAAGCAGACCATATCTGGGGATCATCTATCCCTAACACTCTCATAGTCTTCACCTCCTTTCTTAGAAAAAGCTAATTTGAAAAATTTTATCATCTTCTCTTACATTTAAGCAAGGAAAATATTAATTGTTAAGTAAATCTCTCTAATGCAAAAACTTACGCAAGGCATATTCCAACTTTTTAATAACCTTCTCCTTCCCCAGAAAGTAGATAGATTCAAATAAAGGCGGGGAAACACTTTTACCTGTAATAGCGACACGCACCGGCAGAATAAAATCTTTTGCAGATATTTTCAATTCTTCAGCAATCGAACGCAAAAGCGTCTCAATATTCTTAACATCAAAAACAGGCATTTCTTCTATCCTCCGAATGAGCTCGTTTATCCCCTGGGAGAGGTAGGGTTTATTAGTGAGAAACTGCGCAACTGCCACAGAATCGTATTCAATCTCGTCCTCAAAAATAAAACGGGTCTGTTCAATAAAATCACCAAGCGTCTTTATTCTTTTATGCAATAAAGAGACTAACCCCTTAAACCACTGGTCATTAAATCCTTCCTTAATCCAGCCCTCCTCTTCCAGGCGCTTCTTAAGCAAAACAGAAAGTTTATCTATATCCAACATCCGAATATATTGGCTATTTATCCAATCAAGTTTCTCATCGCTAAAGGCAGCGGCAGTTTTATTAACCTTATCCAGAGAAAACTTCTCAATCATTTTCTTAAGAGAAATTATCTCTTGGTTCTCTCCCGGAGACCAACCTAAGAGCGCAAGATAATTAACTAAGGCTTCGGGAAGATAACCCGCTTTACGATAATCAGAAATCGCCACTGCGCCTTTACGTTTTGACATGCGCGAGCGGTCTTCATCAAGAATCAAAGGAATATGCGCAAACTGAGGAGCCTTAAAACCTAAAGCATTGTATAAAAGAATCTGTTTGGGAGTGTTGGAAATATGGTCATCTCCCCGTATAACATGGGTTATACCCATAAGAGCATCGTCAACTACACAAGCAAAATTATAGGTAGGCAGTCCGTCTCTTTTAATTAAAACCTGGTCTTTTATCTGCTGGGTGTCAAAAACAATCTTCCCATGAATCAAATCTTCGATAGCAACGGTTTCCGGCAAAACTCTAAAAATAATCGCTCCCTCCTCCTCATAAGCTAAATTACGCTTAAGAATATCTTGAGCATATCTATGATATAACTCTATGCGCTCCGATTGAAAATAAGGACCTTCGTCCCATTCAAGGCCCAACCATTTTAAACTATCTAATATTTCCTTTAGATATTCTTCTTTAGAACGTGCTTTATCGGTATCCTCAATACGCAGAATGAATTTACCCTGATGATGCCGAGCAAAAAGCCAGTTAAAAAGACAGGTTCTTGCCCCGCCAATATGTAAATTTCCTGTAGGACTGGGAGCAAAACGTACTTTTATCATCTTATCTAAAAGAAAAACCTAAGTTCAAAGCTCTTTCGTTTAACTTAAGCACTTCTCCCGAGAATAATTCCCTAAAAACTTCGGCGATTGTGCTTAAAAGAGCAACCTTTTTTTTCTTCAAATATGCACCTAAAACGATAGTATTTGCTACACGTACATCACCTAAATCAGTAGCCATTTCTGTAGCAGGAATTTCTAAGATTTCTAAATTGCCGGGAATTTCACGGCAAACTGCCAAAGTCGAGTTGGAAATTATCAAATCTTTTGTCTTGGGTAAAAATTTATCCAGAGACGGCTGATTCATCACAATCGCAGTGGTGGGATGAGTTACCAACGGTGAGGCAATTTCCTTATCGGAAATGACTACCATGGAATGGGCAGTCCCTCCACGCACTTCTGCACCATAAGAAGGCATCCAGGTTACAAAAAATTTTCCTTCTTTCATTATTGCCTGAGCGAGAAATTTGCCCAAAACCATTATACCCTGGCCACCAAATCCCGCACAGATAAGCTCTTCTTTCATTTTAACAATTTAGCAATTACTTTTAATTATTCCCAGAGGATAGTGCTTTACCATCTCCGCATCTATCCATTGCCCTGCTTCCAGGGGAGACATATGCCAGTAAGTCGGACAGGGAGAAAGAATCTCAATTAAGGAAAACCCTTTATTCTCTATCTGATTTTGAAATGCCCTCTTAATTGCTCCTTTAGTTATTAAAATATTTTTTGCCTTATTTACAGTTGTTCTCTCGATGTAAACCACCGCTGGTAACAAAGAAAGTAGTTCGGAAATTTTTAAAGGAAATCCATCTCTACTTACCTCTCTGCCCCAAGGAGTGGTAGCAGTCTTCTGTCCCAATAGAGTGGTGGGAGCCATCTGCCCACCGGTCATTCCATAGACACCGTTGTTTACAAAAATGACGGTGATATTTTCTCCCCGGTTAGCCGCATGAATGATTTCCGCGGTTCCAATTGCAGCCAAATCTCCATCCCCTTGATAGGTAAATACAATTCTATCGGGAAGCAGGCGTTTTATTCCCGTAGCTACCGCCGGAGCCCGTCCGTGCGCAGCTTCAGTAGTGTCAAAATCCCAGTAGTCGTAGGCAAGCACCGCGCAACCTACAGGAGCAACCCCAATGGTTCTTTCTCTAATTCCCAATTCATCTATCACCTCACAAATCAAACGGTGCACAATACCGTGACCGCAACCAGAGCAATAGTGCATCGCCACATCCCGCATACTCTCAGGACGACTAAAAACCTTTTTTAAGGTTCCATCCGTTTGGGCTGGAGAATTTGTTTTACTCTTTATCTTCATTTAACTAAACTAACCCGATTAAACCGCTAAACTAATCAACTTATGCTCGATTTCCTCTTCTGTAGGAACTCCTCCTCCCATTCTCCCATAAAAGAAAACAGGACAATTCCCTTCCACTACTAATCTTACATCTTCAAACATCTGACCCGCATTCATTTCTACTACAAGGATTCCCTTTAATCTTTTTGCTGTTTCTTTAATAATCTCTTCGGGAAACGGCCAGAGGGTAATCGGACGAATAAGCCCCACTTTCTTGCCCGAATCACGAAGCTTACTCACCGCTGCTTTACATATCCGACTCACCGTACCAAAGGCAACTAAAATAAATTCTGCATCTTCTAAATAAAATGTTTCAAAGCGCCCTTCTCGATTTTTTATTCTATTAAATTTCTCCTGGAGTTTTAGGTTATGCTCTTCCAATTCTCCTTCGCCTAAAAATAGAGAACGAATCATACGCGGCTTTCTTCCCTTACACCCCGTCAATATCCAATCCTTAGAATAATTTCGCACCTTGCACTTTACACTTTGTACTTTTGTTATTGGCTCCATCATCTGCCCCAAGAATCCATCTCCCAAGACTATAACGGGATTGCGATATGAATCCGCTAAGTCAAAAGCTAACATTGTTAAATCAAAAGCCTCTTGCACCGACGAAGGAGCAAGCACTATGGTTTTATAATCGCCGTGTCCACCTCCTCTGGTCGCTTGAAAATAATCTGCTTGGCTAGGAGCAATATTCCCCAGTCCTGGACCTCCACGCATAATGTTTACAATTACTGCGGGTAGTTCGCATCCTACCAGATAGGAAATGCCCTCCTGTTTTAAACTAATTCCGGGGCTTGAAGAAGTAGTCATAGCTCTTGCTCCTACAAGAGATGCTCCAAAAACCATATTTATGGCTGAGAGTTCACTTTCAGACTGAATAAATATTCTTTTCTCTTCATACATTCGCTTAGCCATATAAGCAGTCAACTCATTTTGAGGCGTAATGGGATACCCAGCATAAAACTGACAACCCGCCTGGACTGCACCTTCTCCAATTGCCTCATTCCCGCACATCAGAATTTTATCTTTATTGTCCATAGAAAGACTCTCAATATCACAACCTTAACCAAATTCGCATTGGGTTGGCTATTTTGTTATCAGATTTTTTGAATCTCGTGCTTTTAATTCAGATTTTATTTGTATACTTCAATACAGACATCCGGACAAACAAGGGCACAAAAAGCGCATCCCCTGCATTCTTTATTCTTATCTCTAAAACTCACTACCCGCACCCCACGTAAATTCAAATCCTTATCCTGAACAATCAACTTTTTAGGACAATTAAATGAACAAAGCAAACAACCTTTACATCTTTCTTTATTTATCCTGATATATGCCATTTTTCTCATTTATATATAAACGATTAATTCCTCTTAGCCAGGAAAGAACTGTTTCCTTAATCCTCTTTGGAGAAAGCCCATAAATTTCTAAAATTTCTTCTCGCCTCCCGTGGGTAATAAATCTGTCGGGCAAACCAAGGGTAAGAGTCTTATTGCCCGAAATACCTATCTCTTCAAAAAAGGATAAAACTTGCGCCCCAAAACCTCCTACCAAAGAATTTTCCTCCACCGTCACAAAATGATTGATTTTTTTGGTTAAACTCCTTAACAAATCTTTATCCAACGGCTTGATAAAACGCATATTAACCACTTCTGCCTCCACCCCTTCTTCTAAAAGCATCCTTGCTGCTTCCCAAGCAGGATAAACCATGCTGCCAACAGCAAGAATCGCCAAATCTCTTCCTTCTTTCAAAATTTCTGCCTTGCCCAGCGTTATTTCCTGGTTACCCGCTAAGTGCTCCCGAGAAAAAATTATTCCTCCTTTGGGATATCTAATTGCCATCGTTCTCTTACTCCCCACAGCAAGTTCTAGCATCTCAGAAAGTTCTTTAAAATCCTTGGGCGCCATGACCACCATATTGGGTATGTGCAGCAAATAGGAAAGATCAAATACACCGTGGTGAGTAGGTCCATCTTCTCCTACTATACCTGCGCGGTCAAGACAAAAAACCACGGGAAGTTTCTGTAGACAAACGTCGTGAATTATCTGGTCATAAGCACGCTGAAGAAAGGTTGAATAAATCGCAACTACCGGAATAAATCCTCCTTTTGCTAACCCTCCCGCAAAAGTTACCGCATGTTGCTCTGCCATTCCTACATCAAAAAATCTTGAAGGAAATCTTTGCGCAAAACCGCTTAAACCGGTTCCATCAGTCATGGCAGCAGTAATTGCTACCACTCTGGGATTCTTTTCTGCCAATTCTAATATTTTCTCTCCAAAAGTCGTGGTAAAGTTTTTTTCTTTCTCAATGAGGGCCACTCCTGTCTTGACATCAAAAGGAGGAGCACTATGAAAATAAGCAGGATTTTCTTCAGCGTACCTAAATCCCTTACCTTTTTTTGTTACCACATGGACAATACGCGGACCTTTCATTTCCAGAATACTCTTTAAGGTAGGAATGAGTGCCTGAAAGTTATGCCCATCCAGAGGCCCAAAATAACGAAATCCTAATTCTTCAAAGATGATTCCTGGGACAAGAAGATTTTTTAAACTCTTCTCTAATTTTCTTGCCGATAAATAAGCACGGAAACCAAAACGGGGAACCTTTCTCATTAAATTCTCTACATCTTTATGAATACGATTGTAAATAGGGTTGGTTAAAATACGATTGAGATACTTGCTCATCGCTCCAATACCCGGGGAAATAAACCATTCATTATCGTTAAGAATTACCAGAATGTCTTTTTGAAGATGTCCTGCTTGATTTAATGCTTCAAAAGCCATCCCTCCCTGGAGCGAGCCATCACCTATTACCGCAACAATTTTCTCATTGGTTCCGCGCAAATCTCTGGCACAAACCATGCCGAGCGCTTGAGAAATGGCGGTAGAACCGTGTCCTACCGTAAACATATCGTAGGAACTTTCCTCAACGTTAGGAAAACCACTCAATCCTCCAAATTTCCTTAGGGTGTCAAAAGAAAAGAGGCGTCCAGTAATAAGTTTGTGCGCATAGGCTTGGTGTCCTACATCCCAAACAATTTTATCTTCCGGAGTATTCAGAATATAATGGAGGGTAATAATCAATTCCACTGTTCCTAAACTTGAAGAAAGATGCCCCCCTCTGAGCGAAACAACCTCTATAATTTTCTCTCTTATTTCTTGAGCAAGAATTACCAATTCTTTGAAGGAAAGTTTCTTAAGGTCTTGAGGATTTTTAATGTTCTGAAGAAAACCCACTTCTTGCTCTACCTCTTTTCTAAATCTAAAAAATTTATACTTCGGCTTATCCTTTTTATGGAATTGGCTTTACCGTTATGTTCATCTATATCAACCACAACCCCCTGCAATTCTACCTCCCCATCTGCAATATCAAAACGTGTAGGCATCTGGGTAATGAACCTCTCTATAATCTGTGCAGGGTTCCTTCCTAAAATAGAATACCTTGGACCAACCATCCCCACATCGGAAATATAGGCAGTTCCTTTTGGTAAGATTTTATCGTCCGCTGTAGGAACATGGGTGTGGGTACCAATCACTGCTGAAACTGTTCCATCAAGGTACCATCCCATTGCTTCCTTTTCCGAAGTTGCCTCGGCATGAAAATCTACAACAATAAGTGGTGTTTCTTTAAGCAGTTTTTCTATCTCTCGCATAGCCGAACGAAAAGGACAATCCAAAGCTTCCATAAAAACCCTTCCTTGGAGATTAAGCACACCAATTTTAATACCGCTCTCACTGAGAAAAATACCGCTTCCTTTACCAGGGGTTATCTCGGGGTAATTAGCAGGTTTAAGTAAACGCGGTTGGTTATTGATTACTTTATAGACCTCCTTCTTCCTCCAGATATGGTCGCCTGAGGTAAGACAGTCTAAACCCGTACCAAGAAGCTGATTTATAATCTCTTCGGTTACTCCCGAACCACCTGCAGAATTCTCGGCATTAGCAATGCTAAAATCAATATCCTCTTCTTCTTTTATCCGAGGTAGCAACTGCCTAATTGCCTCTCTACCCGGTCTTCCCACAATGTCACCAAGAAATAATATCTTCATCTCCGCATGTAGCAAGTAGTAGTTAGGTATTAACTTTTTTAGAAAATTTTTCTCTACCTACTTAGCTACTAAATTATTTTGCATATTCAACTGCTCGTGTTTCACGAATAATCACTATTTTTATCTGCCCGGGATAATCTAAGCTTTCCTCTATCTTCTTTTTAATCTCCCGTGCAAGAGCAATCGTCTCCGAATCCGATATCTTGTCTGGATAAACCATCACCCGTATCTCTCTACCCGCCTGAATAGCAAAAGCTTTCTCTACTCCTGGGAAAGAATCGGCAATTGCTTCTAATTTATCTAAACGCTTTATATAAGCCTCCAAAGTTTCTCTTCTTGCTCCCGGCCGAGAACTGCTCACTGCATCCGCCGCCTGAGCAAGAACGGCATAAATACTCCTCTGTTCTATATCTTCATGATGCGCACCAATAGCCTGCACTACCACATCCTGTTCCCCGTATTTCTTTGCCAAATCCATTCCAATTTGGGGATGAGTTCCTTCCACTTCATGGTCTACTGCTTTCCCAATGTCGTGCAGAAGCCCAATACGCCTTGCAAGATGAAAATCAAGGCCGAGTTGCGATGCCATTACTCCCATTAGATAAGCTACTTCTTTGGAATGTTGTAAAACATTTTGCCCATAACTGGAGCGATACTTCAACCTACCCAGCAGTTTAACCAATTCGGGATGAAGGTTATGAATTCCTAAATCCATGGCAACATTTTTACCTTCTTCTTGAATAGATTCCTCCATCTCCTTCCTAACTTTCGCTACTACCTCCTCAATTCTTGCCGGATGAATTCGTCCATCTTCAATAAGTCTCTCCAACGTTACACGGGCTATCTCTCTCCTAACGGGGTCAAATCCGGAAAGGGTAACCGCTTCCGGAGTGTCGTCAATAATTACATCCACTCCCGTGGCAGTTTCAAAAGCATGAATATTCCTTCCTTCCCTTCCAATAATCCTTCCCTTCATCTCGTCGGAAGGAAGACTCACGACAGAAATCGTAGTCTCCACGGTATGTTCCGCAGCGCAACGTTGGATAGCCATAGTGATAATTTCTTTTGCTTTCTTCTCCGCTTCTTCACGCGCTTCATCCTCAATCTTTTTAATCATAAGTGAAGCTTCTTTTCTCACTTCCTGTTCTATGCGCTGTAAAAGGAGTTCTTTGGCCTGTTCAGGTGTAAGGTTGGAAATTCTCTGTAACTGCTCTTTCTCTTGAGCAATCAAACGTTCCAACTCTTCATCTTTTTCTTTCAGACGCGCCTCTTTCTGAGCAACTGCCTGTTCTTTCTGACTAAGTTCTTTCTCTTTCCGGTCAAGAAGGTCTACTTTTTTATCAAGATTCTCTTCTCTCTGAAGCATTCTCTTTTCTAAATTCTGCAATTCTTGTCGGCGCTCACGGGTCTCACGCTCAAACTCCTGACGCATTTTATGAAGCAATTCTTTGGCTTCAACTTCTGATTCTTTCCGTTTTGCTTCTATCTGTTTTTTGGCCTCTTCAACAATATTATGCGCTATCTCCTCCGCTTTCTTAACCTTTCTCTCCGCCATAAATTTACGGATTAAATAACCCAAATAAAATGACAATCCCATAGCCAAAATAACCACAAGTATCGCCTCTAACTTAAGTGAGAAGATATTCATATAAGAAGTCACCCCCTTTAACTAAAAAGATTGAATAGATTTTATGCTTTTTTTCTATGCAGAGAGCACCTTTGAGACGGGAACATCATGGGGCAGAAGTGGAAGGTTATCAACAATCTGAAAATCGAATGCCAGTCCGATGGTTACGGTATGCTCGGGAAGTGTGCTTAAAAAACGGTCATAATAACCGGCACCGTGACCAATCCTTTTTCCCTTCTTATCAAAAGCTATCCCCGGAACCAAAACTAATTCCAGAGATTCCTTAGGGATTATACGCACAAATTCTTTCTTCGGCTCGCGTATCCCAAAATTTGCAGGAACTAATTCTTCTTCAAAATTTAGAATCTTTGAAGGTAGAATTGTCTTATCTTTCTTAACAGTAACTGGCACTGCCACCACTTTACCCATCCTCAGTGCTTCTTTGATTATGTTTTCTGTATCTACTTCGTAATCAAGGTTAATATACGACATTAAATTTTTTGATCTTTTGAATTCTTCCAGACTAAAGAGCTTTTCTTTTATAATCAGGCTTTTCCTCCTTCTTTCTTCTTTAGTTTGATTTCTTAACTTTTCTAACATTATCTTGCGTATTCCTGTCTTTTCCATCAAATCTTTTTAAGATTATATTATAACTTTATCCTTGCGTCAAGTTTTTATTTTCCAATACAGAATTGAGAGAATATCTTTTCCAGAACATCGGAAGAGAAAACCTCGCCCAGAACTATTTGAAAATTAACTAAAACATCTTTTAAATCCAAAGCAACCAATTCGGGAGAAATTCCCTGTTCTAAACCCCTACAAGCTCTTTCCAGAAAATCTTTTGCCTTTAAAATTGCTTCTTTGTGGCGAAGGTTGGTTACTAAATAACCTTCTGGTTTGACAACCTCGCCTTCTAAAACAGAATCTTTAATTTCCTCGTACAACTTATCCAAACCTTCTCCGCTAACACAGGAAATCTTTATAATCTTACCGGGAAATACTTTCCTTACATCCGCCAAATTAAATTTTTGAGGCAAGTCGATCTTATTGATTAAAATTATTTTGGGATTATCTCTTATCATCTGAAAAACGGCTTTGTCTTCTTTGGTAATTTTTCTACTCCCATCAAGCATAAATAAAACTAATTCCGCAATTCTAAAACAATCCTGGCTTATTTTTATCGCCTCTTCATCAACTACATTATTTGTTTCAGTTATTCCTGCAGTATCTATCAATCTTAAAGGAATCCCTTCTATGTTTACCCATTCTTCAATAATATCGCGAGTCGTCCCCGGGAAAGGACTCACCAGACAACGTTTTCTTTTAAGTAAGAGATTCATTAAACTTGATTTCCCCACATTCGGTTTTCCGCAGATAACCACAGAAATCCCTTCTCTGAAAATTATACCTTTATCAGCATCTTTTAATAAATCTACAATATCTCCTTTAACCTTCTTA
The window above is part of the Candidatus Omnitrophota bacterium genome. Proteins encoded here:
- a CDS encoding sodium:solute symporter family protein, producing MNNLLVLTIIVVVYLFMIGYLGYHGYRRTKNALDYLVAGRSIHPFVMALSYGATFISTSAIVGFGGAAAMFGMGLLWLTFLNIFVGIVIAFIIFGKRTRRMGHNLDAHTFPELLGKRYQSTFIQGFSGLIIFLFMPIYSAAVLIGAARFIESTFPQINYHTAVLIYTLIICAYVMAGGLKGVMYTDALQGAIMFLGMVTLLIFTYTHLGGVVNAHQALSNLATKVPEKLVASGHLGWTHMPKFGSALWWSLVSTIVMGVGIGVLTQPQLAVRFMTVKSNKELNRAVGVGGLFILAMTGVAFVVGALSNVYFVNNPQFGKISLAVAEGNIDKIIPTYINAAMPVWFVYLFMLTLLSAAMSTTSSQFHALGTAFGRDVFERVLFHKKKFKYTVLATRIGILIGVVATVALGYRLPGSIIAIATAIFFGLCASTFLPAYFGALFWKGMTKAGAISSMLIGFSVTAFWLLFIHQKESEPLGLCKLLFNKPTLAKFPWTVVDPIVVALPISFIVAILVSLFTKKVPKAHLDSCFKHI
- the gltX gene encoding glutamate--tRNA ligase, yielding MIKVRFAPSPTGNLHIGGARTCLFNWLFARHHQGKFILRIEDTDKARSKEEYLKEILDSLKWLGLEWDEGPYFQSERIELYHRYAQDILKRNLAYEEEGAIIFRVLPETVAIEDLIHGKIVFDTQQIKDQVLIKRDGLPTYNFACVVDDALMGITHVIRGDDHISNTPKQILLYNALGFKAPQFAHIPLILDEDRSRMSKRKGAVAISDYRKAGYLPEALVNYLALLGWSPGENQEIISLKKMIEKFSLDKVNKTAAAFSDEKLDWINSQYIRMLDIDKLSVLLKKRLEEEGWIKEGFNDQWFKGLVSLLHKRIKTLGDFIEQTRFIFEDEIEYDSVAVAQFLTNKPYLSQGINELIRRIEEMPVFDVKNIETLLRSIAEELKISAKDFILPVRVAITGKSVSPPLFESIYFLGKEKVIKKLEYALRKFLH
- a CDS encoding 2-oxoacid:acceptor oxidoreductase family protein → MKEELICAGFGGQGIMVLGKFLAQAIMKEGKFFVTWMPSYGAEVRGGTAHSMVVISDKEIASPLVTHPTTAIVMNQPSLDKFLPKTKDLIISNSTLAVCREIPGNLEILEIPATEMATDLGDVRVANTIVLGAYLKKKKVALLSTIAEVFRELFSGEVLKLNERALNLGFSFR
- a CDS encoding thiamine pyrophosphate-dependent enzyme, whose product is MKIKSKTNSPAQTDGTLKKVFSRPESMRDVAMHYCSGCGHGIVHRLICEVIDELGIRERTIGVAPVGCAVLAYDYWDFDTTEAAHGRAPAVATGIKRLLPDRIVFTYQGDGDLAAIGTAEIIHAANRGENITVIFVNNGVYGMTGGQMAPTTLLGQKTATTPWGREVSRDGFPLKISELLSLLPAVVYIERTTVNKAKNILITKGAIKRAFQNQIENKGFSLIEILSPCPTYWHMSPLEAGQWIDAEMVKHYPLGIIKSNC
- a CDS encoding 3-methyl-2-oxobutanoate dehydrogenase subunit VorB, with protein sequence MDNKDKILMCGNEAIGEGAVQAGCQFYAGYPITPQNELTAYMAKRMYEEKRIFIQSESELSAINMVFGASLVGARAMTTSSSPGISLKQEGISYLVGCELPAVIVNIMRGGPGLGNIAPSQADYFQATRGGGHGDYKTIVLAPSSVQEAFDLTMLAFDLADSYRNPVIVLGDGFLGQMMEPITKVQSVKCKVRNYSKDWILTGCKGRKPRMIRSLFLGEGELEEHNLKLQEKFNRIKNREGRFETFYLEDAEFILVAFGTVSRICKAAVSKLRDSGKKVGLIRPITLWPFPEEIIKETAKRLKGILVVEMNAGQMFEDVRLVVEGNCPVFFYGRMGGGVPTEEEIEHKLISLAV
- a CDS encoding 4Fe-4S dicluster domain-containing protein, producing the protein MRKMAYIRINKERCKGCLLCSFNCPKKLIVQDKDLNLRGVRVVSFRDKNKECRGCAFCALVCPDVCIEVYK
- the dxs gene encoding 1-deoxy-D-xylulose-5-phosphate synthase, with the translated sequence MGFLQNIKNPQDLKKLSFKELVILAQEIREKIIEVVSLRGGHLSSSLGTVELIITLHYILNTPEDKIVWDVGHQAYAHKLITGRLFSFDTLRKFGGLSGFPNVEESSYDMFTVGHGSTAISQALGMVCARDLRGTNEKIVAVIGDGSLQGGMAFEALNQAGHLQKDILVILNDNEWFISPGIGAMSKYLNRILTNPIYNRIHKDVENLMRKVPRFGFRAYLSARKLEKSLKNLLVPGIIFEELGFRYFGPLDGHNFQALIPTLKSILEMKGPRIVHVVTKKGKGFRYAEENPAYFHSAPPFDVKTGVALIEKEKNFTTTFGEKILELAEKNPRVVAITAAMTDGTGLSGFAQRFPSRFFDVGMAEQHAVTFAGGLAKGGFIPVVAIYSTFLQRAYDQIIHDVCLQKLPVVFCLDRAGIVGEDGPTHHGVFDLSYLLHIPNMVVMAPKDFKELSEMLELAVGSKRTMAIRYPKGGIIFSREHLAGNQEITLGKAEILKEGRDLAILAVGSMVYPAWEAARMLLEEGVEAEVVNMRFIKPLDKDLLRSLTKKINHFVTVEENSLVGGFGAQVLSFFEEIGISGNKTLTLGLPDRFITHGRREEILEIYGLSPKRIKETVLSWLRGINRLYINEKNGIYQDK
- a CDS encoding TIGR00282 family metallophosphoesterase, translating into MKILFLGDIVGRPGREAIRQLLPRIKEEEDIDFSIANAENSAGGSGVTEEIINQLLGTGLDCLTSGDHIWRKKEVYKVINNQPRLLKPANYPEITPGKGSGIFLSESGIKIGVLNLQGRVFMEALDCPFRSAMREIEKLLKETPLIVVDFHAEATSEKEAMGWYLDGTVSAVIGTHTHVPTADDKILPKGTAYISDVGMVGPRYSILGRNPAQIIERFITQMPTRFDIADGEVELQGVVVDIDEHNGKANSIKRISRSINFLDLEKR
- the rny gene encoding ribonuclease Y, coding for MNIFSLKLEAILVVILAMGLSFYLGYLIRKFMAERKVKKAEEIAHNIVEEAKKQIEAKRKESEVEAKELLHKMRQEFERETRERRQELQNLEKRMLQREENLDKKVDLLDRKEKELSQKEQAVAQKEARLKEKDEELERLIAQEKEQLQRISNLTPEQAKELLLQRIEQEVRKEASLMIKKIEDEAREEAEKKAKEIITMAIQRCAAEHTVETTISVVSLPSDEMKGRIIGREGRNIHAFETATGVDVIIDDTPEAVTLSGFDPVRREIARVTLERLIEDGRIHPARIEEVVAKVRKEMEESIQEEGKNVAMDLGIHNLHPELVKLLGRLKYRSSYGQNVLQHSKEVAYLMGVMASQLGLDFHLARRIGLLHDIGKAVDHEVEGTHPQIGMDLAKKYGEQDVVVQAIGAHHEDIEQRSIYAVLAQAADAVSSSRPGARRETLEAYIKRLDKLEAIADSFPGVEKAFAIQAGREIRVMVYPDKISDSETIALAREIKKKIEESLDYPGQIKIVIIRETRAVEYAK
- a CDS encoding 5-formyltetrahydrofolate cyclo-ligase, which translates into the protein MEKTGIRKIMLEKLRNQTKEERRRKSLIIKEKLFSLEEFKRSKNLMSYINLDYEVDTENIIKEALRMGKVVAVPVTVKKDKTILPSKILNFEEELVPANFGIREPKKEFVRIIPKESLELVLVPGIAFDKKGKRIGHGAGYYDRFLSTLPEHTVTIGLAFDFQIVDNLPLLPHDVPVSKVLSA